In a single window of the Nicotiana tomentosiformis chromosome 10, ASM39032v3, whole genome shotgun sequence genome:
- the LOC104118801 gene encoding uncharacterized protein — protein sequence MSAAYGSWKSPITADIVSGSEKRLEGFSVDTNGHLMWLETRPAESGRAVLVKEEGEDITPKDFNVRTTVQEYGGGSFGVSGDLLVFSNFDDQRLYKQLLSSPDSSPVPITPDYGGPVVRYADGVFDGRLSRYIAVREDHRGVDAQPTTEIVSVSLSGNTTEEPKVLISGNDFYAFPRVDPKGERLAWIEWSHPNMHWDKAELGVGYISENGDIDKRVVVAGACPSLVESPTEPLWSSKGELFFITDRNTGFWNIYKWIEDKNKVLAIYSLYAEFARPFWVFGNRCYDIIEGKDESTVIACSYRQHGKSYLGVINQAKNSFCSVDIPFTYIANILASGQILYIEGASSVLPTSLAKVILDDHMSKVVDFSIMWSSSSDSGKYISYFSLPELIEFPTVVAGQNAYAYFYPPCNPDYKGGEDEKPPLLLESHGGPTDEAHGTLNLSIQYWTSRGWAFVDVNYGGSSGYGRAYRERLLGEWGIVDVNDCCSCAKYLVDEGKVDGKRLCITGCSAGGYTTLASLAFRDTFRAGASLFGIADLKSLSDKMHKFESRYILNLAGNETALYERSPINFVDHFSCPIILFQGLEDTVVQPEQARKIYQALKKKGLPVAHVEYEGESHGFRKAESIKFTLEQQMVFFARTVGHFAVADDITPVHIDNFD from the exons ATGAGTGCAGCGTATGGATCATGGAAGTCACCAATCACAGCAGATATAGTCTCGGGTTCAGAGAAGCGTCTAGAAGGTTTCTCTGTAGACACAAATGGCCACTTAATGTGGCTAGAAACTCGCCCAGCTGAGTCAGGACGAGCAGTGCTTGTTAAAGAAGAAGGTGAAGATATTACACCAAAAGACTTCAATGTTCGGACCACTGTTCAAGAATATGGTGGTGGCTCTTTTGGAGTTTCTGGAGATTTACTTGTTTTCTCCAATTTTGATGATCAGAGATTATACAAACAGCTCCTCTCTTCTCCAG ATTCGAGTCCAGTGCCGATAACTCCAGATTATGGGGGACCTGTTGTGAGGTATGCTGATGGGGTCTTTGATGGACGTTTAAGTCGTTACATTGCTGTAAGAGAAG ATCATCGTGGGGTTGATGCACAGCCAACTACAGAGATTGTGAGTGTTTCCCTTAGTGGTAACACCACCGAAG AACCAAAAGTGTTGATTAGTGGGAATGACTTCTATGCATTCCCGCGGGTGGATCCAAAAGGGGAACGTTTGGCCTGGATCGAATGGAGCCACCCAAACATGCATTGGGATAAAGCAGAGCTTGGGGTCGGTTATATATCTGAGAATGG AGACATCGACAAGCGAGTAGTAGTTGCTGGTGCCTGTCCTTCTCTCGTGGAATCGCCAACTGAGCCTCTGTGGTCGTCCAAAG GGGAATTGTTTTTCATAACAGATAGGAATACAGGGTTTTGGAACATATACAAATGG ATTGAAGATAAAAATAAGGTCCTTGCGATTTATTCTTTGTATGCTGAGTTCGCAAGGCCTTTTTGGGTTTTTGGAAACCGATGTTATGACATCATTGAGGGAAAAGACGAATCAACCGTTATTGCCTGCAGCTACAG ACAACATGGAAAGTCATATCTTGGTGTTATAAATCAAGCTAAGAACTCTTTCTGTTCAGTTGATATTCCATTCACTTACATTGCAAATATT CTTGCAAGTGGCCAGATCCTGTACATTGAGGGCGCATCTTCGGTTCTTCCTACTTCTTTAGCAAAG GTCATACTAGATGATCATATGTCGAAGGTTGTTGATTTCAGTATCATGTGGTCGTCTTCTTCAGACAGTGGCAAGTACATATCATATTTTAGCTTGCCCGAGCTTATTGAATTTCCAACAGTTGTGGCTGGTCAGAATGCCTATGCATATTTCTATCCTCCCTGTAATCCAGATTATAAGGGCGGTGAAGACGAAAAGCCTCCACTGTTGCTGGAAAGCCATG GAGGGCCAACCGATGAGGCACATGGAACCTTAAATCTTAGCATCCAATATTGGACTAGTCGGGGATGGGCATTTGTGGATGTTAACTATGGAGGAAGTTCGG GTTATGGCAGGGCGTACCGAGAACGCCTTCTGGGGGAGTGGGGAATTGTTGACGTCAATGATTGTTGTTCTTGTGCTAAATATTTG GTGGATGAGGGGAAGGTTGATGGAAAGCGCCTTTGCATAACTGGTTGTTCTGCTGGTGGTTACACAACATTAGCTTCTCTTGCTTTCAGAGATACATTTAGAGCTGGAGCTTCGTTATTTGGA ATTGCTGATTTGAAGTCATTGAGTGATAAGATGCATAAATTTGAATCCCGCTATATCCTTAATCTTGCTG GTAACGAAACTGCTTTATATGAGCGGTCCCCTATCAACTTTGTTGATCATTTCTCTTGCCCCATAATATTGTTCCAAGGATTAGAAGACACG GTTGTCCAGCCAGAGCAGGCTCGAAAAATCTACCAGGCCTTGAAGAAAAAGGGGTTACCTGTAGCTCACGTGGAATATGAAGGAGAATCTCATGGATTTCGGAAG GCGGAGAGCATAAAATTCACTCTTGAGCAACAAATGGTGTTCTTTGCTCGAACAGTTGGACATTTTGCAGTGGCTGATGACATAACTCCCGTACACATCGACAACTTTGATTAA
- the LOC104118800 gene encoding uncharacterized protein, which yields MSVFGGDSWAKEAQYRKRRIDELMADNINSSAYKKLYSGKFACLVCPHSPVLDTPLMLSAHMKGSRHRAAESRLKEIELGRQDETSKRIALSEYGTATSSTLTSSQLRRSASKPLTDRTKKAASDIFHQKLEQSTTSRVDEIKCNKGDSTSCLTNERNSQSVQIGITTNQIIMPHAYDRERQEKELKFTSAGWKRDGHGKWYKDENVEFDSDEEDPNLSLP from the exons ATGAGTGTGTTCGGAGGAGATAGCTGGGCGAAGGAAGCGCAGTACAGGAAGAGAAGAATCGATGAGTTAATGGCGGACAACATCAATTCTTCAGCTTATAAGAAGCTGTATAGCGGCAAATTCGCCTGTCTCGTTTGCCCTCACAGTCCCGTCCTCGACACCCCTCTCATGCTCTCT GCACATATGAAAGGGTCTCGCCATCGAGCAGCAGAGTCAAGACTTAAGGAAATAGAATTAGGTAGGCAAGATGAGACAAGCAAGAGAATAGCCTTGTCAGAATACGGTACTGCCACCTCGAGCACCTTGACATCTAGCCAATTGCGTAGATCAGCAAGCAAACCATTAACTGACCGCACAAAGAAAGCTGCTTCTGACATATTTCATCAAAAGTTGGAGCAAAGTACTACTTCTCGAGTGGATGAGATCAAATGCAACAAGGGTGACAGTACAAGTTGCCTAACTAATGAAAGGAATAGTCAATCTGTTCAAATAGGAATCACAACAAATCAAATTATCATGCCTCATGCATACGACCGGGAACGACAAGAGAAGGAGCTTAAGTTCACATCTGCTGGCTGGAAGCGTGATGGCCATGGGAAGTGGTATAAGGATGAAAAT GTTGAGTTTGACTCAGATGAAGAAGATCCTAATCTCTCTCTTCCATGA